The genomic stretch CTTTGGTCTCTGCCTTAGTAAGCGTGAACGTTTTTTTGTTGCTGGTAATCGCTACCGTGCTTTCCTTCGGATCATTTTTGAATATTACTTTTACTAATGTTCCATCAGTTGCTTTATACACAAAATCAGTTTTTTCAGTTTTTTGTCCATTGACATCAACTGTTGATGAGCTCTGTGTTACAGAATCAATCTTTCCGTTGTTATCTGTAACCACTGTTTCTGAGCTGTCTGTTTTAATGATACTCTTATTTCCGCTTTCACTTTTTTTGCAGCTGATTACACTTATTGTAAGAACAGCGCCGAGTGCTAAAAGACTTTTTTTCATGATTATATTATTTGATATTCAATATATTTTGTTCTTTAATTTTACAAAAATCATGCCTTATAATATGATAATTTTTGCTGTTTTTTACACTCATCATTTTCTTTTTTTATTGGATCCTATGAAAATCATTGGCGATTTTTAGTAATGAAATCATTTCCAATAAAATGACTGTCTGAATTTGTTAATATTTAATAAAAAAATAAGGTTTTGAAATGAAAAATTAATTAATTTTAATAAGACTAAAAACCAGCCATAACTATGAACTCAAAGGTTAAGATTACCCAAAGGTGTAATTGACTTCCATCTGTTTTCTGTTGAAATTTGCTTCAAATAAAAAAGATATGAGCATTTCCATCGCCATAGTAGAAGACGAAAAGAACTACAACAATGCGTTGAAGAAGGTAATCAATTACCAAAAGGATATGAAAGTAGTGGCTCAGTTCTTTGATGGGAATGATGCCTTGAAAAATCTTCCCGATATTTCCCCCGATGTGGTCATGATGGATATTCAACTTCAGGATATGCTGGGAATCGAAATCATTGAAAAACTCAAAAAAGAAATGCCGGAAACCCATTTCATTATGTGTACAAGTTTTGAAGATGATGAAAAGATATTTAATTCTTTAAAAGCGGGAGCCATGGGATATCTTGTGAAGGGAGAAAGTATGGATAAAATACTCTCTTCAATCCGGGATGTTTATAATGGTGGGGCACCCATGAGCTTTTCCATTGCCCGAAGAGTATTACAGCATTTCGAAAAAAAACTTCCAGAGATTAAAGGCTTCGATGAACTTACGGAAAGGGAAAAAGAAATTCTTGAGTTGCTATCACAGGGGCTTCTTTACAAAGAAATTGCGGATAAAAAGTGTATCAGCATTGATACTGTGAAAAAGCATGTGGGTAATATTTACAGAAAACTCCACGTCGGTAATAAAGTGGAGGCTATTAATAAATTTAACCATTTTAAAAACTAAGACTTTATGAAAACCAGATTATCACAACTTTTTTTTCAACCTGCAATAGAAGAGATGCCGAAATCTTTTCTTGAAGCTTTTGCGGTAAGTCCAATACCAGAAAGTGACTTTATAGAATTGACAGGAGAATTTAAACGGCTAAAAAATGAAAATGAAACTTCCTTTATTGATCATTTAGTAGTTGATCGAGTACTCATTGACGTTATTTTGAAATCTTCAAAAAGGTATGCTAACTTTTGCTTCGTGGAAAATGGGAAAAATATTTCTTTAATTCTCCATTTATCAGATAGTATTAACTCCTTAGATTCTGATGATGAAGTTTACACCCTAAAAGAAGATCAGAGCGGAGGATTTACTATTTACAATTTAATTGCATCAACCGATCTTGTGGATTTTCTTAGAGAAAAGAAAAATTATGAAAGTGGGGTTGGGGATCATGTTGATAGAATAACCAATATGGTAAATACCCGGATTGTATCTTATGAAGTAGATGACATTGCACTATTTAATTTTAATATCTCCAAATCTTATTCTGCTATGTGGAGATTTTTTAAATATGTTAAAATAAGCTTTATTGTTTTTAAAAGAATAAAAGGTTCAATTCTCGATATTGAATATAAGAAGAGACTTGGAAGACTTTCCATTGCTATGCAATACTGTTTTGAAACGGAAGATGGAACAGGTAAACAAATCTCTTTTAGCAATCCTTCTGATATCACCAGTTTATGGCCTTAACTCTGTTTTACTATATATATTGTTGCTGTTTATTAGCCCTTACAATATTATTTTTTACTTTGGGAATAAGAAAGAAATTTCATTCCCAAAGTTTCTTTTTTATCTATCTCTTAGTAACTTTTTCAGTAGATGTTGTGATAGGTTTTGCAGAAAAAATATTAAAGGTAGATGAACCCAACGCTATAAGATTCAATTTTTACATTATCTTTTCAATGTTCTATTTTCTCTATTTGTATTGGGATAAAAAAACTTGGAATATCTGTTTAATAATTCTTGCAGCGCTTTGTTTATTCTTTGTGTACGTGTTGAAAATAGACTTACTGAACAATATTTTTGATTTAAAACTGGGGTTCATTATCTCTTTCTATTATATCATCATATCATTGTCGTGGTTGTTAAAAAAGAATTATTATTTTGATGGAGATAAGATTATAGACAATCCATTGTATTGGATTAGCCTTTCTCAAATTGTTTGGGCTAGTTTTTTTATTTTAAGAACAGTGCCGATGTATTACTTTAATGATTCGAATAAAAGTATTTTAAGTTTTAGCAAAATCCTTTTTATTGCAGGAAATTATATTTGTATCATCTTATATACTTGTTCGTATTTTAAATGGAAAAAAAGGAGCTATGCCGGACAAGATTAAGCTTACCATACTTTTAATAAGTATAATCATTATTTTCATAGTGATAAGTCTGGCCTTTATAACCTACCTGTTTAACAAAAAAAGATTACTTTTTTTACAGGAACGGAAACTTCAGGAAGCAGAACACCAAAATCAGCTTCTCCAAAAAGAACTCGAACAACAGAGGTCTATTGAAAAAGAAAGAGAACGTATTTCTCACGATATGCATGACGACCTTGGTGCTGGGATTTCTGCATTAAAACTTCAGGCTGAGTTTCTAAAATATAAAATTGAAGACAATGAGCTCCAGAATGACATAAATGAACTGTTGAAAACTTCAGAAGAAATGAATATTTCCATGAGGGAAATGCTTTGGAGCCTGAATTCGGAAAATGATACGTTAGGAAGCTTTATTGATTATGCCATCCTATATACCGGCAACTTTTTAAAAAAAACAAAAGTGGTCCTTCGTTCAGAATGTGAAGATATTATTTCTGATACTCCTATTTCTACTGAGCTGAGAAGAAACCTTTTTTTATGCTTAAAAGAAGCTGTTAATAATACCTATAAGCACAGCCAGGCAAATACTTTAAAACTTTCATTCTCTCAAAATCAAAATTATTTTTTAATGAAAATTCAGGATAACGGAATTGGTATTCCTGATAGACAATCGGAAGGAAATGGGCTTAGAAATATGAAAAGAAGGATGAATGAAGCAGAAGGACAATGTAAGGTTCTCTCCACAAGTTACGGAACCAGCCTGATCTTTGAGGTACAATTGTAATTATTACTAATTTTTATTACAGCATCATTTCTATGGTGCTGTTTTGTTTTATAATCACCCTTTTGTGTAATTGACACATGTGTTTTTTAGAAAGAACTTTGAGTAATAAAACTAATAACCATGAAGACTTTAATTAATGACAGTATTGAAGATTTGGAGGCAGCGTTGAAAAACAGTACAGATCTTCAGGAGAAATTTAAGAATAATCCTGTAGAAGCGATTAAAAATGTGGAGATTAAAAATCCAAAAGATACAGATTACTGGATTTACAGAATTATTGTTATTATGCTTGGACTGGCCATTATAGCCATTATAGCAGGGCTCATTCTTCTTTCTTTTTGGAGTGATGGTGAACCGGATAGTCAACTGGTAACCATTTTTGCTACAATTTCTTCAGGAGCCATAGGAGCCTTAGCAGGTCTTCTGTCGCCTTCCCCCAGAAAATAAATTAATCAACTTAAAAAACTACAGTCATGAGAACTAAAAAAGATCAACTCACAAGGATTATAAACACCCAATCGCAATTACTTAATCTCAAAATCATGGAACTCCAGATGAGTAGTGTTTTATCAGATATAAAGGAAAATGACAGCAGATATGTTACAGCAAAGAATATAAGACTTCCTGATGATACATCTCAGGTTACTGTTTCAATTTATTTTGGTGGCGAAGGACAATCCGGATCTGCTACGCTTAAAGTGTTAAGAACAAATCAGGAGAGCAAGTTCATTAAAACCTCTGTTGACAATATTTTAATAGGGACATGTAAGGAACTGATTGGGCAGGTCCTGAATATAGAATCGTACATACAGGATACAAGTAAGGAAAGTAATAAAACTATTTTGACCGTAAAGATCAGACAGGCGGGAAAAGTTATTTATGATGATACTCATATTTCTGAAGTGAAGACGGAGGGAGGGGCTTCATCCTATAGCCATCATCTTACATTTTATTAAAAATAGCCATGAAAACACTAAAATTGAGTTATATAATAGTACTCGTTCTGCTTTCACATTTTTATTCCGGACAGGAAGAAAAAGAAATTGATTTAGACGTACTAAGAGCTCAGGCATCGCCGGGAGCCAACCTCTTGGGAATTGCTAATTCTGATATTGAAAAACCAACGGATCTGAAAAGTATTATGCTTTCATTAAGAGAAGGAACCAATAATTTTTCAAGTTTACCAACTTCATTTGCGATCGACCTGGCACCGTTTAAATTAAATGGGAATTATCAGGATTTAAGAACCACTACAGATTTTGCTACAACATTTAAGCAGACATTTGTAACTTCTTTAGCATATAAAGGAGTTAAAGAAGATGAAGAACTGAATGTAGAAGAAAAATCAAGGATAGGTTTGGGGATAAAGTTCTCCCTTAAAAGAGGAGAATTGAGTAATGAAGCGTTGAGTGCATTAGATAAAATTTACCATGTTCATCAATTATTAGAGTACCGAAGAATTAATGGGAATGAAATAAACCCTGAATTAGCAGTGCTTGATGCTACCAATAAATCTCTTTTACAGAAAAAAAGGATTCTGGAAGATGCCGGAAAAACAGATACAATTGAATATAAAGACCTGGAAAAACAAATAGAAGAAATTAGGGTTAAGATAGAGAACTATCATAAAAAAAATATTGATGATGAAGCAAAAATAGAGGAAATAACAAAAATAGCGAAGGATATTAAATTGGAACGTTTTGGTTTTTTCTTAGATATGTCAATGGGAACCGTTCTTGATTTTAGAAGCAATAGATTCAATAACTCACAAATATCCAAAGTAGGAGCTTGGCTTACGGGTGGTTATAATTGGGAGAAGCATCCCTCAACATTTATTTTTCTGGCCAGATACTTATATAATCCAGATTCATCTTTAGCCAATCCCGCATTGAAAAAAGAAAACCTGCATACTTTTGATATGGGCTCAAGATTGATATTGAAACTATTTGATGAGAGATTTCTTTTGAGTGGAGAATGTATGTATAGAAGTATTTTGAACAAATCAGATTTTGATGCTTCTTGGAAATATCTTCTTAATTTCGAGTATGAGCTGACTAAAAACCAAAGATTAACCTTCTCATTTGGTAAAGATTTTAACGGGAACTATGAAAAGAAAGGCAATCTTATTGTGGCGCTCAATCTATTAGTCGGATTAGGAAAAATGAAACTATGATATAAAGACCATATTAAATCAATTTTTACTCTCCGGTATTATAATATTCGGAGAGTTTTGAAGGTAATATTCCCCATATAAAATCTCTGATGTAGAACGAGGAAATTCCTCGGCTTATCATAATATAAATTAACTAAAATTTAACTTTGAATTATTTCAAAAAGATCCCCCTTAACTGTCCCTAAAAGTTAAATTTTGATTAAATTTGTCTAAACTAAAAAAAATAAAAAATGAGTGCAATTTCTTACATAGAAGCAAGACAAATTTTAGATTCCAGAGGTAATCCTACCATTGAAGTGGATGTATTTACAGAAAACGGTGCGATGGGTCGTGCAGCTGTTCCTTCAGGAGCATCTACAGGAGAGCATGAAGCCGTAGAATTACGTGACGGAGGTTCAGAATACCAAGGTAAAGGAGTTTTGAAAGCTGTTGAAAATGTAAAAGAAGTAATTGCAGAGAATTTAGTTGGGCAGCCGGTTTTTGAACAAAACTATATCGATCAGATTATGATTGAGCTTGATGGTACTCCTAACAAAGGA from Chryseobacterium indologenes encodes the following:
- a CDS encoding sensor histidine kinase, encoding MPDKIKLTILLISIIIIFIVISLAFITYLFNKKRLLFLQERKLQEAEHQNQLLQKELEQQRSIEKERERISHDMHDDLGAGISALKLQAEFLKYKIEDNELQNDINELLKTSEEMNISMREMLWSLNSENDTLGSFIDYAILYTGNFLKKTKVVLRSECEDIISDTPISTELRRNLFLCLKEAVNNTYKHSQANTLKLSFSQNQNYFLMKIQDNGIGIPDRQSEGNGLRNMKRRMNEAEGQCKVLSTSYGTSLIFEVQL
- a CDS encoding response regulator; translation: MSISIAIVEDEKNYNNALKKVINYQKDMKVVAQFFDGNDALKNLPDISPDVVMMDIQLQDMLGIEIIEKLKKEMPETHFIMCTSFEDDEKIFNSLKAGAMGYLVKGESMDKILSSIRDVYNGGAPMSFSIARRVLQHFEKKLPEIKGFDELTEREKEILELLSQGLLYKEIADKKCISIDTVKKHVGNIYRKLHVGNKVEAINKFNHFKN